The sequence CATTTCAGAGTTTCTATCCTTGCTTTTGTTTAATCTACCTAAAACcatgtctttctttctcttctctaaATTCACCAAATAGTGCCTCTTATTATATTCATGAAGTCCCTCCTGCATTAGCTCCCCAAATCTTTCCTTCACAACAACTAGAGGATCTTTATCTATTAGTTCTGACCCATTATATCCCTCTCTAAGAAGTACAGTATATATTTGATACTTATTTGAAACATAAAATATGCCAGGGTGCTTAAGCAGCAGAACATTCAATTTCTCTGGCATGCCAAACTCTCTCCTAAAATGGCCTAGCTTCACTATTGACACTTTCTTCCACAGTGTCAATGACAATAACTCGTGCACCATGCCCACAGTCCTCTTCTCCGACTCCTTCGATCCCTCCAATAAACCTCTGGGGTCCAAGTAGGGCGAAATATAAGGAGATGCATTAAATTCATGAAACCTTTCCCATGACTTCACCCAAGTTGAGGGCAATGAACATGAAAAACATGGCTGAGAACCATGCTTCCGAGCAGAGGCTTCAATTGTGGAAACTGCTAAATCAGGGTTCCAAGAAACCAGTTCAATTTCCATTGAACTCCGTCTCCCACTATAATTAACTATCCGGAACATATCCGAGTACTTCGGCACAATTCTAATTAGATAGTCATCTGGAAAACCAAAGTTTCTCTTTAATTCATTAAGTTTCATAACATTGAGTCTATGATTCAAGCTCATCATAAGCAACTTTGCCAATCTATCAACAAATATCGGTTCCTGATTATCTTTGACAGATTCTTCCTCTTCtatcaaaaacatcatccgtTTTGTTAGCCGGCAATAGTACTCGTCACCAACAAGATAAACTTCAAAGCAGCACGGGTATTTTTTAAGCCAATTTATAGCTTTTCCTTGGAGATCAAGGGTCTTGAATTTCTTCTGCAGGAATTTCACAGATGCTGCCTGGTTTGGGCATCGAAGAATTATGTTCTTGATCTGATTATTGACTATCCATCGACGATTTCTAGACAGAGCCAACTCGAGATCTGGATCCTTTTTCATTGACCAGAGTGAAAAGTTTCGAATAAAGTACTGAAGGGGCAGCAGAGCATGCACTCGATGATTACTATAATTAAGGTTTTGCAGAAGCATTTTAATCACCATTTTGCAGTTCTTTACACACACCTCTTCAATATCTAGCAAGAGTATATAACCCTGAGAATGCAAATGAAAACccaataactaaaattttgctaGGAAAAATAGTAATATGTTTCCATTTGCTTATATATACAGTAAAAGGGTGACTTATCAAAAATATACAGTAAAATGGTTCAACAGAAAATGGGgtcattatata is a genomic window of Quercus lobata isolate SW786 chromosome 2, ValleyOak3.0 Primary Assembly, whole genome shotgun sequence containing:
- the LOC115976560 gene encoding protein WHAT'S THIS FACTOR 1 homolog, chloroplastic; translated protein: MVIKMLLQNLNYSNHRVHALLPLQYFIRNFSLWSMKKDPDLELALSRNRRWIVNNQIKNIILRCPNQAASVKFLQKKFKTLDLQGKAINWLKKYPCCFEVYLVGDEYYCRLTKRMMFLIEEEESVKDNQEPIFVDRLAKLLMMSLNHRLNVMKLNELKRNFGFPDDYLIRIVPKYSDMFRIVNYSGRRSSMEIELVSWNPDLAVSTIEASARKHGSQPCFSCSLPSTWVKSWERFHEFNASPYISPYLDPRGLLEGSKESEKRTVGMVHELLSLTLWKKVSIVKLGHFRREFGMPEKLNVLLLKHPGIFYVSNKYQIYTVLLREGYNGSELIDKDPLVVVKERFGELMQEGLHEYNKRHYLVNLEKRKKDMVLGRLNKSKDRNSEMSENDDQGDKLGGLFDPEERKRFYKILFDEVVP